A genomic segment from Microbulbifer elongatus encodes:
- a CDS encoding fumarylacetoacetate hydrolase family protein produces MKLASLKSGRDGKLVVVSDDLARMADASEIAPTLQHALDNWASVSPQLEDLQKQLNNGETAGTPFDQTQCHSPLPRAYHWADGSAYVNHVELVRKARNAEMPESFWTDPLMYQGGSDTFLAPREPVKMPQSEGFGIDFEAEIAVITDDVPMGVSPGDALKHIKLVMLVNDVSLRGLIPNELSKGFGFYQSKPSSAFSPVCVTPEQLGDNWKDGKLHLPLVSELNGEKFGEPNAGIDMTFHFGQLIAHAAKTRPLGAGTIIGSGTVSNKLDGGPGKPVKEGGVGYSCIAEIRMIETIQSGKPSTAFMQFGDRIAIEMLDERGQSIFGRIEQVVEQA; encoded by the coding sequence GTGAAGTTAGCCAGCCTGAAAAGCGGCCGCGACGGCAAACTCGTCGTGGTCAGCGATGACCTGGCCCGCATGGCGGACGCCAGTGAAATTGCCCCTACGTTGCAACACGCCCTGGATAACTGGGCGAGCGTTTCTCCGCAACTGGAAGATCTGCAAAAACAACTCAACAACGGCGAAACCGCAGGGACCCCATTCGACCAGACCCAATGTCACTCACCTCTGCCGCGGGCTTACCACTGGGCGGATGGCTCAGCCTACGTCAATCACGTGGAGCTGGTGCGCAAGGCGCGCAACGCCGAAATGCCGGAAAGCTTCTGGACGGACCCACTGATGTATCAGGGCGGTTCCGACACCTTCCTCGCACCCCGCGAGCCGGTCAAAATGCCGCAGTCCGAAGGCTTTGGCATCGACTTCGAAGCCGAGATCGCAGTGATTACCGACGACGTACCCATGGGCGTTTCGCCGGGAGATGCGCTGAAGCACATCAAACTGGTCATGCTGGTCAACGACGTTTCCCTGCGCGGTCTGATTCCCAACGAGTTGTCCAAGGGCTTCGGTTTTTATCAGTCCAAGCCGTCCAGCGCCTTCTCGCCGGTGTGTGTCACTCCCGAGCAGCTGGGTGACAACTGGAAAGACGGCAAGCTGCACCTGCCGCTGGTTTCCGAGCTGAACGGTGAAAAATTTGGCGAGCCCAACGCGGGTATTGATATGACCTTCCATTTCGGTCAACTGATCGCCCACGCCGCCAAAACCCGCCCACTGGGTGCCGGCACCATCATCGGCTCCGGCACCGTGTCGAACAAGCTCGATGGCGGCCCGGGTAAACCGGTGAAAGAGGGTGGTGTGGGTTACAGCTGTATCGCCGAGATCCGCATGATCGAAACCATCCAGAGCGGTAAACCGAGCACGGCGTTTATGCAGTTCGGTGACCGGATTGCCATCGAAATGCTGGATGAGCGCGGCCAGTCGATTTTCGGTCGTATCGAGCAGGTTGTAGAACAGGCGTAA
- a CDS encoding DsbA family oxidoreductase: MQKLSLRIDIVSDVVCPWCVIGYYRLQKALNDFTDTVEPTINWLPFELNPDMPTEGQNLREHIAEKYGTTPEESIAARKQLTALGADVGFTFDYFDDMRMVNTFHAHQLLHWAANEGKQNALSLQLFEAFFSQRKDVSSFDVLIAAADKVGLNTYAARDVLAKQTYADEVRQLERAIVDKGVHGVPLFIFNGEHVISGAQEIAAIKGVLQQFLQ, encoded by the coding sequence ATGCAAAAACTTTCTCTACGTATCGATATTGTTTCCGATGTCGTCTGCCCCTGGTGTGTCATCGGCTACTACCGGTTGCAGAAGGCGTTGAATGACTTCACAGACACCGTTGAACCGACCATCAACTGGCTCCCCTTCGAACTGAATCCGGACATGCCCACCGAAGGGCAGAATCTACGGGAGCACATTGCCGAAAAATACGGTACAACACCCGAAGAGAGCATCGCAGCCCGTAAGCAGCTCACGGCCCTCGGCGCCGATGTGGGTTTCACCTTCGACTACTTTGACGATATGCGTATGGTCAACACATTCCATGCGCATCAATTGCTGCACTGGGCAGCAAACGAAGGAAAGCAGAACGCGTTAAGCCTGCAGCTTTTCGAGGCATTTTTTAGTCAGCGCAAAGACGTCAGCAGTTTTGATGTGCTGATTGCCGCCGCGGACAAGGTAGGACTCAACACCTATGCCGCCCGCGACGTGTTGGCAAAGCAGACTTATGCAGACGAGGTGCGTCAGCTGGAACGGGCCATTGTGGATAAAGGTGTACATGGCGTGCCGCTATTTATCTTCAATGGCGAACACGTAATCAGTGGTGCCCAGGAGATAGCGGCAATCAAGGGGGTGCTTCAGCAGTTTCTGCAATAA
- a CDS encoding VOC family protein, producing MAIQRIHHVAYRCRDAKETVEFYRDLLGMDFQLAIAEDRVPSTGAPDPYMHVFLDAGQGNVLAFFELPNSPDMGRDENTPQWVQHIAMEVESMDELLAMKQKLEEAGIEVLGPTDHTIFKSIYFFDPNGHRIELAANTAKPGMHKELKRVAEDMLEEWSRTKKAPRHAAWMHGEEEFKAVDP from the coding sequence ATGGCAATACAACGTATCCACCACGTGGCCTACCGTTGCCGCGATGCCAAGGAGACCGTGGAATTTTACCGCGATCTTCTCGGCATGGATTTCCAGCTCGCCATTGCCGAAGACAGGGTGCCCTCCACCGGGGCACCGGATCCGTACATGCATGTATTTCTGGATGCGGGGCAGGGCAATGTTCTGGCGTTTTTCGAGCTGCCCAATTCACCGGATATGGGCCGCGACGAGAACACCCCGCAATGGGTGCAGCATATCGCGATGGAAGTGGAGAGCATGGACGAACTGCTGGCAATGAAGCAGAAGCTCGAAGAGGCCGGTATCGAGGTGCTCGGCCCTACCGACCATACCATCTTCAAATCCATTTATTTCTTTGACCCGAACGGCCACCGTATCGAGCTCGCCGCCAATACCGCCAAGCCCGGTATGCACAAGGAGCTGAAGCGTGTGGCCGAAGATATGCTGGAAGAGTGGTCCCGTACCAAGAAGGCACCACGCCACGCCGCCTGGATGCACGGCGAAGAAGAGTTCAAAGCGGTTGATCCGTAA
- a CDS encoding flotillin family protein, whose translation MIQNLSNIAIMAGAVLVGLIVIGTIFARLYTRASKERSFVRTGMGGQKVIMNGGALVLPVLHEIIPVNMNTLRLAVSRKEHQALITKDRMRVDVLAEFYLRVKPDTDAIANAAQTLGVRTLDPEALKEMIEGKFVDALRSVAAEMEMAELHEQRSQFVQKVQQVVSEDLLKNGLELESVSLTGLDQTGKEFFNQDNVFDAEGLASMTRSIEARRKEVNDVEQETRVQIETKNLEAERQRLEIEKEKRYAHLEQQRELENREAAQKADIARETAAQERAARQAEIEAEREVDQSRIAAEQATRLLEIEKEKRLQEQEIERERVLDEQRISKTKSVEIAEQERAIAVAEKSKEQSVADQQANVARAEAVKAEEQVRTAQDVEVAERDKRIEIIEAQKEAERQATSIKVAAEAEKAAAEDKAEALRLQAAAEAEAVRIKVEADREKYAVDAEGQRLMNEAMNSLSEAQIALKRVLSLHENLPSIVRESVRPLEKIDGMKIISVEGLNGVGGRASGGIVDGDEQSQGQSLPEALVGSALKHRAMAPLVDSLLKEAGVGDLSKVTEPEL comes from the coding sequence GTGATTCAGAATCTATCCAACATTGCGATCATGGCAGGGGCGGTTCTTGTCGGCCTGATCGTTATCGGCACAATTTTCGCGCGCCTTTATACGCGTGCTTCCAAAGAGCGTTCATTTGTGCGCACCGGTATGGGCGGCCAGAAAGTCATCATGAATGGTGGTGCACTGGTGCTGCCGGTATTGCACGAAATCATTCCGGTCAATATGAATACCCTGCGCCTTGCGGTTTCTCGCAAGGAGCACCAGGCGCTGATCACCAAAGACCGCATGCGTGTGGATGTGCTTGCCGAATTTTACCTGCGGGTTAAACCGGATACCGACGCCATCGCCAACGCGGCCCAGACCCTGGGTGTGCGCACCCTGGATCCGGAAGCACTGAAAGAAATGATCGAGGGTAAATTCGTTGATGCTCTGCGCTCCGTGGCCGCGGAAATGGAAATGGCGGAACTGCATGAGCAGCGCAGCCAGTTCGTGCAGAAGGTGCAGCAGGTGGTGTCTGAAGACCTGCTGAAAAACGGTCTTGAACTGGAGTCCGTGTCCCTGACCGGGTTGGACCAGACCGGCAAGGAGTTTTTCAACCAGGACAACGTGTTTGACGCCGAAGGTCTCGCCAGCATGACCCGCTCGATTGAGGCGCGCCGCAAAGAAGTGAACGACGTCGAGCAGGAGACCCGGGTCCAGATCGAAACCAAAAACCTGGAAGCCGAACGTCAGCGTCTGGAAATTGAAAAAGAAAAACGCTACGCACACCTTGAGCAGCAGCGCGAACTGGAAAACCGCGAAGCCGCACAGAAAGCGGATATTGCGCGCGAAACCGCCGCACAGGAACGCGCGGCCCGCCAGGCAGAAATTGAAGCGGAGCGCGAAGTCGATCAGTCCCGTATCGCCGCGGAGCAGGCGACACGACTGCTGGAAATTGAAAAGGAAAAGCGTCTGCAGGAGCAGGAAATCGAGCGCGAGCGGGTACTGGACGAGCAGCGTATTTCCAAAACAAAATCCGTGGAAATTGCCGAGCAGGAGCGCGCGATTGCGGTTGCGGAGAAATCCAAAGAGCAGTCCGTTGCCGATCAGCAGGCCAACGTTGCCCGCGCCGAAGCGGTGAAGGCAGAAGAACAGGTGCGTACCGCCCAAGACGTGGAAGTGGCCGAGCGTGACAAGCGCATCGAGATTATCGAAGCGCAGAAAGAAGCCGAGCGTCAGGCAACCTCCATCAAGGTCGCCGCAGAAGCGGAAAAAGCCGCGGCGGAAGACAAGGCCGAAGCCCTGCGCCTGCAGGCCGCCGCCGAAGCCGAAGCTGTGCGCATCAAGGTGGAAGCGGATCGCGAAAAATACGCGGTGGATGCGGAAGGTCAGCGCCTGATGAACGAAGCCATGAACAGCCTGAGCGAAGCGCAGATCGCCCTCAAGCGCGTACTCAGCCTGCACGAGAATCTGCCCAGTATTGTGCGCGAGAGCGTGCGCCCGCTGGAGAAGATCGACGGCATGAAGATCATCTCCGTGGAAGGTCTGAATGGCGTCGGTGGCCGTGCCAGTGGCGGTATCGTCGACGGCGACGAGCAGTCCCAGGGGCAGAGCCTGCCGGAAGCGCTGGTAGGCAGCGCTCTGAAGCATCGTGCCATGGCGCCGCTGGTAGACTCACTGCTGAAAGAAGCCGGTGTGGGTGACCTGAGCAAAGTGACCGAACCGGAACTCTAA
- a CDS encoding LysR family transcriptional regulator: protein MRYSLRQLEVFLACAHFQNVSRAAESLNMSQSAASTALKEFEQQFDLRLFERTGKRLRLNELGRQLWPRAEELLERARELEATLSVHSDLGRLKIGATLTIGNYLAAGIMARYMEEQPGARVELEVANTAAIAQGVLNFELDLGLIEGELNHPDLEMIPWRDDEQVVFCAPDHPLAKCAQLSDEDLREATWILRETGSGTRQTFERALAGLLPELNIRLELQHTEAIKRAVEAGLGISCLSRVSLTDAFRRGALVELPVPQRDFSREFYFALHRQKYRSAGIERWLELCRQAP from the coding sequence ATGCGCTATTCCCTGCGCCAGCTGGAGGTGTTTCTGGCCTGTGCCCACTTCCAGAATGTGAGCCGGGCCGCCGAAAGCCTGAACATGTCCCAATCCGCCGCCTCCACCGCCCTCAAGGAGTTTGAGCAGCAGTTCGACCTGCGTCTGTTTGAGCGCACCGGCAAACGTTTGCGACTGAATGAGCTGGGCCGGCAGCTGTGGCCGCGGGCGGAAGAATTACTGGAGCGGGCGCGAGAACTGGAAGCCACCTTGTCGGTACACAGTGATCTCGGCCGTCTGAAGATCGGCGCGACCCTGACGATCGGCAATTATCTGGCGGCGGGCATTATGGCGCGCTATATGGAGGAACAGCCGGGTGCACGCGTGGAGCTGGAGGTGGCGAATACCGCGGCCATTGCCCAGGGAGTACTCAATTTCGAGCTGGACCTGGGGCTCATCGAAGGCGAACTCAATCACCCCGATCTGGAAATGATTCCCTGGCGGGACGACGAACAGGTGGTCTTCTGCGCACCGGATCACCCGCTGGCGAAGTGCGCGCAACTGAGCGACGAGGATCTGCGGGAGGCCACTTGGATTCTGCGGGAAACCGGCTCCGGTACCCGCCAGACCTTTGAGCGGGCACTAGCGGGCTTGTTGCCGGAGCTGAATATAAGGCTGGAGTTACAGCACACCGAAGCGATCAAACGCGCGGTGGAAGCGGGACTGGGGATCAGCTGCCTGTCCCGGGTATCCCTGACCGACGCCTTTCGCCGCGGTGCATTGGTGGAACTGCCGGTACCGCAGCGGGACTTCAGCCGGGAGTTTTACTTCGCGCTGCACCGGCAGAAATACCGCAGCGCGGGTATCGAGCGCTGGCTGGAACTATGCCGGCAGGCTCCGTAA
- the hppD gene encoding 4-hydroxyphenylpyruvate dioxygenase, which produces MADLFENPMGLDGFEFVEFTAPEKGILESVFEAMGFTKVARHRTKDVELWRQGDINFITNYEKGSHADYYAREHGPSACGLAFRVKDATFAYNEAIKKGAQPVIVETGPMELRLPAIKGIGGATLYLIDRYKEGESIYDIDFHWLEGVDRHPEGCGFHTLDHLTHNVYRGRMDYWANYYEDLFNFREIRYFDIKGEYTGLLSKAMTAPDGKIRIPLNEEAAGGGGQIEEFLMKYNGEGIQHIAFACDDLLACWDRLKAQGMQFMTPPPDTYYEMLEERLPGHGEPTEEFQKRGILLDGTTEGGQPRLLLQIFSANMLGPVFFEFIQRKEDEGFGEGNFKALFESIERDQLQRGVIGDKAKGEDAA; this is translated from the coding sequence ATGGCCGACTTATTTGAGAACCCGATGGGCCTGGACGGCTTTGAATTCGTGGAATTCACCGCGCCGGAGAAGGGCATCCTGGAGAGCGTGTTCGAGGCCATGGGCTTCACCAAGGTGGCCCGCCACCGCACCAAAGATGTCGAACTGTGGCGCCAGGGCGATATCAACTTCATCACCAATTACGAGAAAGGCAGCCACGCGGACTACTATGCCCGCGAACACGGTCCCTCCGCCTGTGGTCTGGCCTTCCGCGTGAAGGATGCCACCTTCGCCTACAACGAAGCCATCAAGAAGGGTGCCCAGCCGGTGATCGTGGAAACCGGCCCTATGGAACTCCGTCTGCCGGCGATCAAGGGCATCGGCGGTGCCACCCTGTATCTGATCGACCGCTATAAGGAAGGCGAGAGCATCTACGACATCGACTTCCACTGGCTGGAAGGCGTAGACCGTCACCCCGAAGGCTGTGGTTTCCACACCCTGGATCACCTGACCCACAACGTGTATCGCGGCCGCATGGACTACTGGGCCAACTACTACGAAGACCTGTTCAACTTCCGCGAGATCCGCTACTTCGACATCAAGGGCGAATACACCGGCCTGCTGTCCAAGGCGATGACCGCACCGGACGGCAAGATCCGTATTCCGTTGAACGAAGAGGCGGCCGGAGGTGGCGGCCAGATCGAAGAGTTCCTGATGAAGTACAACGGTGAAGGTATCCAGCATATCGCCTTTGCCTGCGACGACCTGCTGGCCTGCTGGGACCGCCTGAAGGCCCAGGGCATGCAATTTATGACTCCGCCCCCGGACACTTACTACGAAATGTTGGAAGAGCGCCTGCCGGGCCACGGTGAACCCACCGAAGAATTCCAGAAGCGCGGTATTCTGTTGGACGGCACTACCGAGGGCGGCCAGCCGCGTCTGCTGCTGCAGATCTTCTCCGCAAATATGCTGGGACCGGTGTTCTTTGAATTTATTCAACGCAAAGAAGATGAAGGTTTCGGCGAGGGTAACTTCAAGGCACTGTTCGAATCCATCGAGCGCGACCAGCTGCAGCGCGGCGTGATTGGCGATAAGGCCAAGGGCGAAGACGCGGCGTAA
- a CDS encoding PspA/IM30 family protein, translated as MKEGLIKRISRIISASANAVVDSVENATPQLVMEQAIREIDDAIAEVRDQLGKAEAAKYLSSKTLNDENTRHTALSEQIEVAVQQGRDDLAEAAIARQMDIEAQIPVLEKTIGETDQEIAELNSYISALQGKKREMRDQLREFVKASEHVASGATGEQPGTQRGTADKVEQATGAFNRILENAGVPTSESSADASKLAELEELARSNRIKERLAKIKTQTEA; from the coding sequence ATGAAAGAAGGACTGATAAAACGTATTTCCCGCATTATCTCCGCCTCTGCCAATGCGGTGGTGGATTCGGTGGAAAATGCCACCCCGCAATTGGTGATGGAGCAGGCCATCCGTGAAATCGACGACGCCATCGCCGAAGTGCGCGATCAGCTGGGTAAGGCGGAAGCCGCAAAGTATCTCAGCAGCAAAACCCTGAACGACGAAAACACCCGTCACACTGCTCTGAGTGAGCAGATCGAGGTGGCGGTACAGCAGGGGCGGGACGATCTTGCCGAGGCGGCCATCGCCAGGCAGATGGATATCGAAGCGCAGATTCCGGTACTGGAAAAAACCATCGGCGAAACCGACCAGGAAATCGCGGAGTTGAACTCCTACATTTCCGCACTGCAGGGCAAAAAGCGCGAAATGCGCGATCAGCTGCGGGAATTTGTGAAGGCAAGCGAGCATGTAGCCAGTGGTGCGACCGGTGAGCAGCCGGGCACACAGCGGGGTACAGCGGACAAGGTGGAGCAGGCTACCGGTGCCTTCAATCGTATTTTGGAAAATGCCGGTGTGCCCACCAGTGAATCCAGTGCCGATGCCAGCAAGCTGGCCGAGCTGGAAGAGCTGGCGCGAAGCAACCGCATCAAGGAGCGTCTGGCGAAAATTAAAACCCAGACGGAGGCCTGA
- a CDS encoding FadR/GntR family transcriptional regulator: MKSDYVGNGRRIYQQVVEKMLTLLDSGEYPPGVRLPSERELSEMFDVSRPSIREAIIALEVMGRVAVRTGSGVYVIEPVNSFTDTKDFSPFELTEARVLIEGELAALAATMITEEQLEDLRLAYRDMVRENEEGNLTSERADRKFHEVISRATNNRVLMSTIDKLWDIQEHSPDIQTVHKNVCKKDGQKRLAEHKAILQALENHDPCAARKAMRLHFNRSLNALHDASEAKAVEVVRREVSERRKRFSIDRLGETAGF; this comes from the coding sequence ATGAAAAGCGATTATGTAGGAAATGGCCGCCGCATCTATCAGCAGGTGGTAGAAAAAATGTTGACCCTCCTCGACAGTGGCGAGTATCCCCCCGGGGTGCGCCTACCGTCCGAGCGGGAGTTGTCGGAAATGTTTGATGTCAGCCGCCCCAGCATCCGCGAAGCGATCATCGCGCTTGAGGTGATGGGCCGGGTTGCCGTGCGTACCGGCTCCGGGGTATACGTCATTGAGCCGGTGAATTCCTTTACCGACACCAAGGACTTCAGCCCCTTCGAACTGACCGAAGCGCGGGTGTTGATCGAGGGCGAACTGGCCGCGCTGGCCGCGACCATGATCACTGAGGAACAGCTCGAAGATCTGCGCCTCGCATACCGCGACATGGTGCGTGAGAACGAGGAAGGCAACCTGACTTCCGAGCGCGCCGACCGCAAATTCCACGAAGTCATTTCCCGCGCAACCAACAATCGCGTGTTGATGAGCACCATCGACAAACTCTGGGATATTCAGGAACATTCGCCGGATATCCAGACGGTACACAAGAACGTGTGTAAAAAAGACGGACAAAAGCGTCTTGCCGAACACAAAGCCATTCTGCAGGCACTGGAAAATCACGATCCCTGTGCGGCGCGCAAAGCCATGCGCCTGCACTTCAACCGCTCACTGAATGCGCTACACGATGCCTCGGAAGCGAAAGCGGTGGAAGTGGTACGCCGCGAAGTTTCCGAACGTCGCAAGCGCTTCTCTATCGACCGCCTTGGTGAGACTGCAGGGTTCTGA
- a CDS encoding YqiJ family protein — protein sequence MGFFLQDGNQLFTGALVLMLMIAVLEGVMLMIGVGISDMLDNLLPDMDIDLDAPETEAGGVLTKLLGWLRFGEVPALILLVAFLVSFGVTGLLIQMFSESLLGMLLPGWLLAIPVLFLALPQVRFVGNVLRRFAVGDETEAVGRKTFVGRVAVITIGEASAGSPAEARFSDEFGTTHYVMVEPDTGETFSQGEQVLLVEERGACFRVIRPTNAHLLHNN from the coding sequence ATGGGGTTCTTTCTGCAAGACGGCAATCAGTTGTTCACCGGTGCCCTGGTACTGATGTTGATGATTGCCGTGCTCGAAGGTGTGATGCTGATGATCGGCGTCGGCATTTCGGACATGCTCGACAATTTACTGCCGGACATGGACATCGATCTGGATGCACCGGAAACCGAAGCCGGTGGCGTCCTGACCAAGCTGCTCGGTTGGCTGCGCTTCGGTGAGGTACCGGCACTGATCCTGCTGGTCGCATTTCTGGTAAGTTTCGGCGTGACCGGCCTATTGATCCAGATGTTCAGCGAGTCGCTGCTTGGAATGTTGCTGCCCGGCTGGCTGCTGGCGATCCCGGTGCTGTTTCTGGCGCTGCCGCAGGTGCGTTTTGTGGGCAATGTGTTGCGCCGTTTCGCGGTGGGTGATGAAACCGAAGCAGTGGGGCGAAAAACCTTTGTTGGGCGCGTAGCGGTAATCACTATTGGTGAGGCCAGCGCCGGATCGCCCGCGGAGGCGCGCTTTAGCGATGAATTTGGGACCACCCATTACGTGATGGTGGAACCGGATACCGGTGAAACATTTTCACAGGGAGAGCAGGTCTTACTGGTGGAAGAGCGCGGAGCCTGTTTCCGTGTGATCAGACCCACCAATGCGCATCTGCTGCATAACAATTAA
- a CDS encoding RimK family protein, whose translation MSQILIVIDEPDDWAPYYPSERVIPFADYLALPARSQRVRVINLCADYDYRSEGYYCSLLAEARHHNVLPSVRTLNDLALPQLYKLQLSQVIPALAKLPLPGPGTERVVKSYFGRCADPALQPLARALFDRFACPVLEIQLRANPQWEIVELKVCSHRDLSEEEETEFAEALDNFSNKVWRQHKKPSNSRYDLAILVNPEETLPPSDGAAIKKFVSAGRELGLSLELIGPGDYMRLPEFDGLFIRETTAIDHHTYRFAKKAEAEGLVVLDDPTSILRCTNKIYLADLFNTHKVPAPRTCILRRGDEESLKRAMEELGLPMVVKIPDGSFSRGVVKVNSEGELHGKLEELFAESSLLLAQEFLYTEFDWRIGVLDNKPLYACRYYMAKNHWQIYNHGNKKTVSGGFTTLPTFEVPKPVLQAALKATKPIGRGFYGVDVKESAGKGYVIEVNDNPSIDSGVEDKYLGKELYRLILQEFIRRLDARKAGQE comes from the coding sequence ATGTCACAGATTCTCATTGTGATTGATGAGCCCGACGACTGGGCACCCTATTACCCCAGCGAGCGGGTGATTCCATTTGCCGATTACCTGGCACTGCCGGCGCGTTCCCAGCGGGTGCGCGTGATTAACCTGTGCGCAGATTACGACTACCGCAGTGAAGGCTATTACTGTTCGCTATTGGCGGAAGCGCGCCATCACAATGTGCTGCCCAGTGTGCGAACCCTGAATGACCTGGCGCTGCCTCAGTTGTACAAACTGCAGTTATCTCAGGTGATTCCAGCACTGGCGAAACTGCCGTTGCCGGGCCCGGGTACTGAGCGTGTGGTGAAGAGCTATTTTGGCCGCTGCGCGGATCCTGCATTGCAGCCTCTGGCGCGAGCCCTGTTTGACCGGTTCGCCTGTCCAGTGCTGGAAATTCAACTGCGGGCGAACCCGCAGTGGGAAATTGTCGAGTTAAAGGTGTGTTCACACCGGGATCTGAGCGAGGAGGAAGAAACTGAATTCGCCGAGGCGCTGGATAATTTCAGCAACAAAGTGTGGCGTCAGCACAAAAAGCCCAGCAACAGCCGCTACGATCTGGCGATTCTGGTAAATCCGGAAGAAACGCTGCCGCCGTCCGATGGAGCGGCGATCAAGAAATTTGTCAGTGCCGGGCGCGAATTGGGCCTGTCGCTGGAATTGATTGGTCCCGGAGATTACATGCGACTGCCGGAGTTTGATGGTCTGTTTATCCGCGAAACAACCGCCATTGATCACCACACCTACCGGTTTGCCAAGAAAGCCGAAGCGGAGGGTCTGGTGGTGCTGGACGACCCGACCAGTATCCTGCGTTGTACCAACAAGATTTACCTGGCGGACCTGTTCAACACTCACAAGGTGCCGGCACCGCGCACATGCATTCTGCGCCGCGGTGACGAGGAGAGCCTGAAGCGCGCGATGGAAGAACTGGGATTGCCTATGGTGGTAAAAATTCCCGACGGCTCGTTTTCCCGTGGGGTCGTGAAGGTCAATTCGGAAGGCGAATTGCACGGCAAACTCGAAGAGCTGTTTGCGGAGTCCAGCCTGCTACTGGCTCAGGAATTTCTCTACACGGAATTTGACTGGCGGATTGGTGTGCTCGATAACAAACCCCTGTACGCGTGCCGTTACTACATGGCTAAGAACCACTGGCAGATCTACAACCACGGTAACAAAAAAACCGTGAGCGGAGGTTTTACCACCTTGCCGACGTTTGAAGTGCCGAAGCCGGTTCTGCAGGCTGCACTAAAAGCCACCAAACCCATCGGCCGCGGTTTTTATGGTGTGGATGTAAAGGAGTCGGCGGGGAAAGGCTACGTGATCGAGGTGAACGACAACCCCTCCATCGACAGCGGTGTCGAAGATAAATATCTGGGCAAGGAACTGTACCGTTTGATTTTGCAGGAATTTATCCGCCGCCTGGATGCGCGCAAGGCGGGGCAGGAGTAA
- a CDS encoding ferredoxin--NADP reductase, with amino-acid sequence MSNLNKETVLEVHHWNETLFSFKTSRDPGFRFENGHFTMIGLEQPNGRPLLRAYSIASANYEDELEFFSIKVPDGPLTSQLQKIKPGDEIFVSRKPTGTLVADHLLPGKRLWLLSTGTGLAPFMSIIKDPDVYERFDQVILTHGVRFKSELAYQDYIEKELPEHEYFGEMVKQGLLYYPTVTREPYRNNGRLTDLMLSGKILSDLGVPQPNVEEDRFMLCGSPAMLKDLTGILDEWGFKETRAGIPHEYVIERAFVEK; translated from the coding sequence ATGTCAAACTTGAATAAGGAAACGGTGCTCGAGGTCCATCACTGGAACGAGACCCTGTTCAGTTTCAAAACCAGTCGTGACCCCGGTTTCCGCTTTGAGAACGGCCACTTCACCATGATTGGACTGGAGCAGCCCAACGGCCGTCCGCTGTTGCGCGCCTACTCCATCGCCAGTGCCAATTATGAAGACGAGCTGGAGTTCTTCAGCATCAAGGTCCCGGATGGCCCACTGACTTCCCAGCTGCAAAAGATCAAACCCGGTGACGAGATCTTCGTTAGCCGCAAGCCCACGGGTACCCTGGTGGCCGACCACCTGCTGCCGGGCAAACGCCTATGGTTACTGTCTACCGGTACCGGGCTGGCGCCCTTTATGAGCATCATCAAGGATCCGGATGTCTACGAGCGCTTTGACCAGGTGATCCTCACCCATGGTGTGCGCTTCAAGTCTGAGCTGGCCTATCAGGATTACATCGAAAAGGAGCTGCCGGAGCACGAGTACTTCGGCGAAATGGTGAAACAGGGGCTGCTGTATTACCCCACAGTAACCCGCGAGCCCTATCGCAATAACGGCCGGCTCACGGATCTGATGCTGTCCGGCAAAATATTGAGTGATCTGGGAGTGCCTCAGCCGAATGTGGAAGAGGACCGCTTTATGTTGTGTGGCTCGCCCGCGATGCTCAAAGACCTGACCGGAATTCTGGACGAGTGGGGATTTAAGGAAACCCGCGCGGGTATTCCCCATGAGTACGTGATCGAGCGGGCGTTCGTAGAGAAGTAA